Proteins co-encoded in one Brassica oleracea var. oleracea cultivar TO1000 chromosome C4, BOL, whole genome shotgun sequence genomic window:
- the LOC106339443 gene encoding phospholipase A1-Igamma2, chloroplastic encodes MVLCHLETKLSSFSTMATIPSHNLLTKNYHSSSPFKTTSSSEPSFIHLPEKRSRVAAKASLSRTNEASLSAVISRLERERQGLTDGGGEQWRTAEDFRRRDKKTEEERRLRDTWRKIQGEDDWAGLTDPMDPVLRSELIRYGEMAQACYDAFDFDPSSRYCGSSRFSRHEFFDSLGMKGSGYEVARYLYATSNINLPNFFSKSRWSKVWSKNANWMGYVAVSDDEATRHRLGRRDIAIAWRGTVTQLEWIADLKDYLKPVSGNNLRCPDPAVKVESGFLDLYTDKDTSCKFSRFSAREQVLAEVKRLVERYGDDEDEELSITVTGHSLGGALAILSAYDVAEMGLNRSRSGKVIPVTVLTYGGPRVGNVRFKERLKELGVKVMRVVNVHDVVPKSPGLFLNERAPHAVMKIAEGLPWCYCHVGEELALDHQNSPFLKSSVDPSNAHNLEALLHLLDGYHGKGERFVLSNGRDPALVNKASDFLKEHFMVPPFWRQDANKGMVRNSEGRWIQAERLRSEDHHSPDIHHHLSQLRLLPS; translated from the exons ATGGTCCTATGCCATTTGGAAACGAAGCTTTCTAGCTTCTCAACAATGGCGACCATTCCTTCTCACAACCTTCTCACGAAGAACTATCACTCTTCTTCGCCGTTCAAAACCACCAGCTCCTCTGAACCTTCTTTCATTCATCTCCCGGAGAAAAGATCCCGAGTAGCTGCAAAAGCTTCTCTCTCTAGAACCAACGAGGCTTCTTTATCCGCCGTCATCTCCAGGCTCGAGCGCGAAAGGCAAGGATTAACCGACGGCGGCGGAGAACAGTGGCGTACGGCGGAGGATTTTCGCCGGCGCGACAAGAAAACCGAGGAAGAGAGGAGGCTTAGAGACACGTGGCGTAAGATCCAAGGAGAAGACGATTGGGCCGGGCTAACTGATCCAATGGACCCGGTTCTAAGATCGGAGCTGATCCGTTACGGCGAAATGGCTCAGGCCTGTTACGACGCCTTCGACTTCGATCCTTCCTCGAGGTACTGCGGCAGCTCCAGATTCTCCCGCCACGAGTTTTTCGATTCCCTTGGGATGAAGGGATCGGGATACGAGGTGGCGCGTTACCTCTACGCGACGTCGAACATCAACCTCCCCAACTTCTTCTCGAAATCGAGGTGGTCGAAAGTGTGGAGCAAAAACGCTAACTGGATGGGATACGTCGCCGTTTCGGATGACGAAGCCACGCGTCACCGTCTCGGACGCCGCGACATCGCGATCGCGTGGAGAGGAACCGTTACGCAGTTGGAATGGATCGCGGATCTTAAGGACTATTTAAAACCGGTATCCGGTAACAACCTCCGGTGCCCCGACCCGGCCGTTAAGGTCGAATCCGGGTTTTTGGATCTTTACACGGATAAGGACACGTCATGCAAATTCTCGAGATTCTCGGCGCGTGAGCAAGTCTTAGCGGAGGTGAAGCGTCTGGTGGAGAGATACGGCGACGATGAAGACGAGGAGCTGAGCATCACCGTGACGGGACACAGTCTCGGCGGCGCGCTGGCGATACTGAGCGCGTACGACGTGGCGGAGATGGGGTTGAATCGGAGTCGGAGCGGGAAGGTGATTCCGGTGACGGTTTTGACTTACGGTGGGCCGCGCGTGGGAAACGTGAGGTTCAAGGAGAGGTTGAAGGAGCTGGGAGTGAAGGTGATGAGAGTGGTGAACGTGCACGACGTCGTTCCGAAATCGCCGGGGCTATTTCTGAACGAGCGTGCTCCGCACGCGGTGATGAAAATAGCCGAGGGGTTGCCGTGGTGTTACTGCCACGTGGGGGAGGAGCTGGCGCTGGATCACCAGAACTCGCCGTTCCTTAAGTCCTCCGTTGATCCTTCTAATGCTCATAACCTCGAGGCTCTACTCCATCTCCTTGACGG GTATCATGGAAAGGGGGAGAGATTTGTGCTGTCGAATGGGAGAGATCCAGCGTTAGTGAACAAAGCATCTGACTTTTTGAAAGAACACTTCATGGTTCCACCTTTTTGGCGACAAGATGCTAACAAAGGAATGGTGAGGAACAGTGAAGGTCGTTGGATTCAAGCCGAGCGTCTCCGGTCTGAGGATCATCATTCTCCTGACATCCACCACCACCTCTCCCAGCTCCGTCTTCTCCCTTCGTAA